CGAAAGTCGTGATCGACGGCTAGGCCTTGTTGAGCTAATAGTGAAGCGACGGTTAGGTGTGCGAGTGGTTTATTATTGTTGTGCGGAGAAAGGTGTCCTAAATAAATGCGCTTGGTTCGCAGCCCGATAACATCCATCAAGGCATCAGCGCCGTCCTCATTGGAAAGATGGCCTTGGTCGCCTAAAATACGCTGTTTTAGTGGCCATGGATAAGGCCCCGTTCGTAACATCTCAAGATCATGGTTACATTCCATGACATAGGCATCTGCATCACGAATGGTACCTGCAACACGGTCAGAAACATACCCTGTATCCGTTAGAATCGTGAAGGTTTTCCCGTCATGATGGAACTGATAGAACTGCGGCGCCGCAGCATCGTGTGAAACGCCGAAACTCTCAACATCCAAATCACCTAATGTCAACGTTGCGCCCATGTCAAAAAGCCGCAATTGGTCTTCTGGAATTTTGCCAACACTTTTGGGCAGTGCCGCAAAGGTTTTTGCATTCGCATACACACTCAGTTTCGGATAACGTCGTGCTAAAACACCGACACCACGGACATGATCACTGTGTTCATGGGTGATGAAGACACTATCGACATCTGTCAGGTCGCGCCCGATGCTTTGCATCAGCGTCTCGATCTTTTTGCCGGACAAGCCGGCGTCGACCAGCACCTTATGACCCGGCGTTTCAATATAGGTTGCGTTGCCTGAACTGCTGCTAGCAAGGACACTGACACGCATCCCAAAATCTTCGCCCACGATCAACATCTCCCATCTTCTACCATTTAACTGATGAACAAATTGATCATCCAGTTGTTATTTCATTACATTCTAACACTAATTGTCATTACGATTCTTCATAACGGTTCGGGTAATGGCATTCACGCGTTTAACCGTCACATTGCCGGTTGCACGGTTTTTAACACCGATATACCACGCTGGCACGTAAACCGTGCTCCCCTTTGCATCTAACAAGTAACTATAGGCCAATTTAGTAGATACAATCGCGGAATTGTTCGGAATATCGTTATCTCGATACAACGTAATCACCGCATCCTGTTCACTCATTAAATTTAAGCGGTCGCGCAAAACACTTAACTTTGCAAGGTAAGTTTGGCTATAACTGACCAACCGATCGTCAACTACATGCAAGGTCACTGCAGCCCGCCGATCATAGATCAAGCCAGCCTTGGGGTGCTGAGCAAAGACAACACGTTCATCACTGGAAAGCGCCGCCGCATATTCGTATTCGCTGCCATGGTAAATACTGTCTTTCACAAATGTCGTCAGTTGGCGTATTTGCTGACTCTTTTTCAAAGTGATCGGCGTGTCTAAGCTTGCCTGCAACTCTTGGTAATCGCCTTCACTGATGCTGACCCGTTGCTTCACCAACTTGCTGTGCGCAGCACTTAACGCTGTGTTCGCCTGACTTGCAAGATAATCGCCTTCTGGTGTTTGCTTGCTCAAATGCGGCAGCTTAATCTGGTCACGCGTAATGTCGGTGATCGTGGCGGCATCTCCACTTTTGGTTGTTGCCAAATCGACCTGCTGCGCCTGAAAAAAGCTAATGCCTAAGAAAATATTCAGACCAACAAACACGACTAGAAAAATCCATTCAATGCGTCGAAAATCCACAAGATCGCCTCCCTCAGCGTGCCCGAAGCTGCGTTGTTACGCTGTTAACATGACTTATTGCGACTGACTTGAACCTGATGTGCTGACACTCGCGCTTGCTGCATCATTACTCGGTGTAGCCGTGCTGGCAGCTGTTTGTTCACTAGCAGCATTAGCCTGCTGATCTGTTTGGTGATTGATCCAACTCTGATAATCGCGGTATTCGCCTTTCATCTCAATATAATACGTCGGCTGCAAATCGACCACTTGTTGATCATTGCTGCTGCCCGTCCATTGATAGCCAATCAAAATATCCGTAATTTGATTAGCGCGATAGCCAGCGGCTTCTAATTGACTCAGGATCGTCGCAGTTGCTGGCAAGGTCTGGGCAGCTTGATCGGTTGGGATCGGGACGGTCAAATTGGTGTTTGAGAAATTAATCTCTTCAGATGTCTGGGTATAGCGCACCGTAACATCCCCTTTTTGATAGCCATTAAAAATCGGAAAGCCCTGAACAAAGGTCTTATAGATAACAGCACTGCGACTTGCGTCATATTGAAAATAACGCATGCTGGCCAGATTGGTCATCTGCAAATCACTAAGCCCTTCAAACGTCGCATGGAAGAAATTAGCTAACCCAGTACTAGGAAAATTGGCCGCATAATTTTCAAACTCGATTGCCCCAGTGGATGAATCAGCTGTCATCCGCCGAGTTGATCCGGCGGTGTATAACGTACTATCGCCAATTTCTCGTGAATCCACGTTGCTGGCGGTTTTCGATGGCATTAACAGCGAAACATAGTAATTAGCACTCTGTTGATCCATCAGATAGGCATATGGCTGCAACTTAATTGGACGGGTGAAGAAAGCGACTTCGCTATTGCCCAAGCGTCTCTCCTCGACCGGAAAGGCCCCTGTAGCCTGTTTAGCCACCGCATCGCGTAACTTGTTGGTTGTAACGTTAGCCATTTTGGCCTCGTAAACCGTTCTTGTCGCGTCATTGATAAAAATCAGTTTATTGCCTGATCCATCTAAATCAAACAGGATCCGGTTAAAATGAAAATCAGCTGATTTTAGATTAGGCTGCTTGTTAAAGAACCATCGCTCAAAATGATTAAAACTCATCACGTCTTGGTAAACTAATTGCAGACTGCCATTTTGAGTCAAAAAGTTCTCATAGTTATTCTGCGAAACTTTTCCAATGGTTTTGATCTGTTGCATATGCCAACTTGCCATCTCTTGATGGACACGTGATCCCATACTGGCATTTGCCTGAAAGAGCATTTGCTTCTGGTCGCCATGCGTGTAGTACACGCGACTAGGAAGATAAACCGTTGCTTCCATCTTTTTAACATTGGGATCATTTTCAGTTGTGACCTGCATGCTTGAAGTGCTGCGCCGTTCCTGACGCGATGGATTACGCCAAATTAAGGATGTGAAAATAAAACTCAAGATCACCATGGCGATCAGGCTGATTCTTAAGATCCAATTACTAAGCTTCATCCCAATCATCACCTCCGTCTGTGATCGGTTCATACGGCAGTGAGATATAGAAGGTGCTGCCGCGGCCTTCTTGCGAATCGACCCAAATTCGGCCATGCAAGGCTTCAACAACTTCCTTCGAGATTGCCAATCCTAAACCGGTACCGCCTTGCTTGCGTGATCGTGCCTTGTCGACCCGATAGAAGCGATCGAAGATTTTGCTCAGATCTTGACGTGGAATGCCAAGTCCTTGATCACTAATCGATAGGATCACGTGGTCATGCGTCTGGAACAGCCGCGCCGTGATGGTCCCGCCATCCGGACTGTATTTAATTGCGTTGTTCATAATATTATCAATCACTTGCATAAACTTATCGGTATCAATTTCGACCCATAAGTCCTGATCAGTAATCTCGCGCTTAATCGAGTACCGTTTCTTTTGACCATCTGGCTGTGGCAGCGGTTGGGCCGTTTTGGCTTCACCCGTGTGTTCATTATCGGTTTTTAACATCATGTCAAAACGATCAAGCACATAATTGAAGAATTCGTTGAGATTAACGGTTTCCAAATTGAACTTGCTGGTGCCAGAATCAAGCCGTGACAAGCTCAAGAGATCATTAATCATCCGAATCATCCGATCCGTTTCTTCTTGGGTCACGTTGAGAAAACGTGGCGCCAGCTTTGGATCTTTCCACGCACCATCACTCAAAGCTTCAATGTAACTGCGAACTGATGTGAGGGGCGTCCGCAATTCATGTGACACATTGGAAACAAATTCCTTGCGATCACGATCAATCTTTTGTTGTTCGGTAACATCGTGCAAAACAGCGACCAAACCGGAAATAAACCCGGTTTCCCGCTGGATCAGACTAAAATCGACACGTAGAATCAATTCATGATCCAGTTGCTCCGAAAAGTCCAACAACAGTTCTGTTTGATGTTCCAGCAGATCGCGCAACGTGTAATCCTTAGCGATGTTCAACAGCTTTAGAATTGAAACACCGATGACATCTTCATTCCTGGTGTTCAGGAAATTCAGTGCCGTCTGGTTGATGATGATAACATTCCCACGCCGATCAGTCGCGATAACACCGTCCGTCATGTGAGCCAGCACACTATCCAACCGCCGACGTTCCGCTTCAGACGCCTCTTGTGCTTCTTCAACGCGAACACTGAGGTTGTTAACGGCAACTGCCAACTGACCCAGCTCGTCTTGTCCATAAATCCGAACCTGTCCAGAATAATCGCCGCGGGCCAT
This genomic window from Lacticaseibacillus paracasei subsp. paracasei contains:
- a CDS encoding two-component system regulatory protein YycI, encoding MDFRRIEWIFLVVFVGLNIFLGISFFQAQQVDLATTKSGDAATITDITRDQIKLPHLSKQTPEGDYLASQANTALSAAHSKLVKQRVSISEGDYQELQASLDTPITLKKSQQIRQLTTFVKDSIYHGSEYEYAAALSSDERVVFAQHPKAGLIYDRRAAVTLHVVDDRLVSYSQTYLAKLSVLRDRLNLMSEQDAVITLYRDNDIPNNSAIVSTKLAYSYLLDAKGSTVYVPAWYIGVKNRATGNVTVKRVNAITRTVMKNRNDN
- the walK gene encoding cell wall metabolism sensor histidine kinase WalK, which translates into the protein MNKKIRFFQSIHFKIAIVFILLLVVTLELIGAYFVKTLEQQNIEQFKTSVNVDSYIQDKLAADLLRTDTEGANDDIKSTLSQADIANSADLQVVDAKGTIRGDSDINAQTNVGQKSANSSIKNTLYSGQQYEGYEYRDRTGSTYYKVIPIKNPNATGDNNSVIGAIAISASMEQAYDSINKIVGIFLISSLVAGLLGTLLSIVISRAITRPIDEMKKQAIRMARGDYSGQVRIYGQDELGQLAVAVNNLSVRVEEAQEASEAERRRLDSVLAHMTDGVIATDRRGNVIIINQTALNFLNTRNEDVIGVSILKLLNIAKDYTLRDLLEHQTELLLDFSEQLDHELILRVDFSLIQRETGFISGLVAVLHDVTEQQKIDRDRKEFVSNVSHELRTPLTSVRSYIEALSDGAWKDPKLAPRFLNVTQEETDRMIRMINDLLSLSRLDSGTSKFNLETVNLNEFFNYVLDRFDMMLKTDNEHTGEAKTAQPLPQPDGQKKRYSIKREITDQDLWVEIDTDKFMQVIDNIMNNAIKYSPDGGTITARLFQTHDHVILSISDQGLGIPRQDLSKIFDRFYRVDKARSRKQGGTGLGLAISKEVVEALHGRIWVDSQEGRGSTFYISLPYEPITDGGDDWDEA
- a CDS encoding MBL fold metallo-hydrolase, with the translated sequence MLIVGEDFGMRVSVLASSSSGNATYIETPGHKVLVDAGLSGKKIETLMQSIGRDLTDVDSVFITHEHSDHVRGVGVLARRYPKLSVYANAKTFAALPKSVGKIPEDQLRLFDMGATLTLGDLDVESFGVSHDAAAPQFYQFHHDGKTFTILTDTGYVSDRVAGTIRDADAYVMECNHDLEMLRTGPYPWPLKQRILGDQGHLSNEDGADALMDVIGLRTKRIYLGHLSPHNNNKPLAHLTVASLLAQQGLAVDHDFRIYDTDPAVADPLFVV
- a CDS encoding YycH family regulatory protein, which produces MKLSNWILRISLIAMVILSFIFTSLIWRNPSRQERRSTSSMQVTTENDPNVKKMEATVYLPSRVYYTHGDQKQMLFQANASMGSRVHQEMASWHMQQIKTIGKVSQNNYENFLTQNGSLQLVYQDVMSFNHFERWFFNKQPNLKSADFHFNRILFDLDGSGNKLIFINDATRTVYEAKMANVTTNKLRDAVAKQATGAFPVEERRLGNSEVAFFTRPIKLQPYAYLMDQQSANYYVSLLMPSKTASNVDSREIGDSTLYTAGSTRRMTADSSTGAIEFENYAANFPSTGLANFFHATFEGLSDLQMTNLASMRYFQYDASRSAVIYKTFVQGFPIFNGYQKGDVTVRYTQTSEEINFSNTNLTVPIPTDQAAQTLPATATILSQLEAAGYRANQITDILIGYQWTGSSNDQQVVDLQPTYYIEMKGEYRDYQSWINHQTDQQANAASEQTAASTATPSNDAASASVSTSGSSQSQ